From a single Collimonas pratensis genomic region:
- a CDS encoding PAAR domain-containing protein has translation MALKIIVVGDTTSHGGHVISGSPNHNVLDKPIARLGDLVDCPLSYPGGKPHGVNKIIEGHSTFILDGIPVALEGHKTECGCSLIGSIGATVG, from the coding sequence ATGGCTTTAAAAATCATTGTCGTGGGCGATACAACCAGTCACGGAGGACATGTGATCAGCGGTTCTCCCAATCATAACGTGCTGGATAAGCCGATTGCGCGCTTGGGGGACCTGGTGGATTGCCCACTGTCTTATCCGGGCGGCAAGCCGCACGGCGTCAACAAGATTATCGAGGGGCATTCCACGTTCATTCTTGATGGGATTCCTGTGGCGCTGGAAGGCCACAAAACCGAATGTGGCTGCAGCCTCATCGGAAGCATAGGCGCCACCGTAGGATAG